From a region of the Argiope bruennichi chromosome 8, qqArgBrue1.1, whole genome shotgun sequence genome:
- the LOC129981076 gene encoding rho GTPase-activating protein 17-like — protein sequence MKKQFLRVKQIADQTFLRAEKSDVLTEDLLNAEKRVESIKLSCQATQKKIAACQIDFGSETSVEKRMRKIPQVLLGTSMLESGSSFSKNSVLGDTLRECASVQTKLGTELLDHNNEVEKLVLKPISSVLDNEIHNINKLRKQLGKLVLDMDSARTRFQTAEKHSMQASVNNNFNTVGKVDNLKEELEDASQKVDQCRDLLAAEMFSLISKEPQLAQLFVSFHQLQAAYHRNALTALEASLPVLEKNIHNFPQKPVYGCPLDEHLRVTNREIAQVIETSISFLLEYGILEEGLLRIAGSASKLKKLKNAFDAGIEPDLVEFIRDPHVVSGALKSYLRELPEPLLTSALYDEWMNAAKITDFEAKLQALWQVLHKLPIVNFKNLRYVIKFLSKVLENVDTNKMSSQNIAIVMAPNLIWSPLEDPSTLGMNMSTASLHTSIIETLISFCDWFFQESEDGSSSVMPSLNCNEAEVNGNNLQVNGMDPCSSPRSPHKSLKKPTAPLPPSPKLSDAPIGELIDLTDNILSKECTSASEEAKERTIPIEVLRRPNENVISLSGEAVAFRPEKPAIPDKPSYSSCSLDRKSLRQSVNNPRLSRTSGNRLADSMTRSHIERPSVPPPERPVKGSKFSSSENLTSLAEHTKPSKADLEVQLDACQQLGENNTAAGLQHSRSTSKINRFDFLVNQKEEKPPERPPRVMVAAGEPSENKSDFSQLSSSSFPINPRPGEMEKPKPPRPQPPVPVKPKQLVQNENTNL from the exons ATGAAAAAGCAATTTCTGCGAGTAAAGCAGATTGCAGATCAAACATTTTTAAG agCTGAGAAAAGTGATGTCCTGACAGAAGACTTATTAAATGCTGAGAAGAGAGTAGAATCTATTAAATTGTCTTGCCAAGCTACTCAGAAGAAGATAGCAGCATGTCAAATTGACTTTGGCTCTGAAACTTCTGTTGAAAAGCGCATG AGGAAGATACCTCAAGTTCTTCTTGGCACATCAATGCTAGAGAGTGGAAGCAGCTTTTCTAAGAACTCTGTGTTGGG tgatACATTACGTGAATGTGCTTCTGTACAAACAAAATTGGGCACTGAGCTTTTAGATCACAATAATGAAGTTGAAAAACTAGTACTGAAACCTATTTCTTCTGTATTAGAT AATGAAATACACAACATTAATAAACTGCGCAAGCAGCTTGGTAAATTAGTATTGGACATGGATTCAGCTCGAACAAG ATTCCAAACTGCTGAGAAGCACAGCATGCAAGCCTCAGTCAATAACAACTTCAACACTGTGGGCAAGGTTGATAATTTGAAGGAGGAATTAGAGGATGCTTCTCAGAAAGTTGATCAGTGCAGA GATTTACTAGCTGCTGAAATGTTTTCTCTCATCAGTAAAGAACCACAGTTAGCACAGCTATTTGTTAGTTTCCATCAGTTGCAAGCTGCTTACCACCGCAATGCTTTAACTGCTCTTGAAGCTTCTCTTCCtgtattagaaaaaaacattc atAACTTTCCCCAGAAACCTGTCTATGGTTGTCCACTGGATGAGCATCTGAGAGTAACAAATCGAGAAATTGCCCAAGTTATAGAAACAAGCATTTCCTTTCTCTTGGAGTATGGAATCTTAgaagaa GGATTGCTGCGTATTGCAGGAAGTGcttcaaaacttaaaaagttgAAG AATGCATTTGATGCAGGAATTGAACCTGATTTAGTTGAATTTATTCGAGATCCTCATGTTGTATCAG gagCTCTGAAATCCTACTTAAGAGAACTTCCAGAACCTCTTCTTACTAGTGCATTATATGATGAATGGATGAATGCTGCTAA aatTACCGATTTTGAAGCCAAGTTGCAAGCATTGTGGCAAGTTTTACATAAATTACCaatagttaatttcaaaaatttaag aTATGTTATAAAATTCTTGTCTAAGGTGCTTGAAAATGTGGATACAAACAAGATGTCTTCACAAAACATAGCAATTGTTATGGCACCTAATCTAATATGGTCTCCTTTAGAAGATCCTTCTACTCTAGG aatgaatATGTCAACTGCTAGTTTACATACTTCCATTATTGAAACATTGATATCATTTTGTGATTGGTTTTTTCAAG AATCGGAAGATGGCAGTTCTTCTGTGATGCCTAGTCTGAACTGTAATGAAGCAGAAGTCAATGGGAATAATCTCCAAGTAAATGG CATGGACCCTTGTTCAAGTCCTCGTTCTCCTCATAAGAGCTTGAAAAAGCCTACAGCTCCTCTGCCACCTTCCCCGAAACTGTCTGATGCTCCTATTGGAGAACTGATTGATCTCACTGATAACATTTTGTCTAAAGAATGTACTTCAGCTTCTGAAGAGGCAAAAGAAAGAACAATTCCTATTGAAGTATTGAGACGACCTAATGAAAATGTTATCTCACTTTCTGGTGAAGCTGTTGCTTTTCGACCAGAGAAACCTGCCATTCCAGATAAGCCAAGCTACTCTTCTTGTTCCTTGGATCGCAAGTCTTTGCGGCAATCTGTAAACAATCCTCGTCTGTCTCGGACGAGTGGCAATCGTTTAGCTGATTCAATGACCCGAAGCCACATTGAGAGACCATCTGTCCCACCCCCAGAACGACCTGTGAAGGGTTCTAAATTTTCTAGCTCTGAAAATTTGACATCCCTTGCAGAACATACAAAGCCTTCAAAGGCTGACTTGGAAGTTCAACTGGATGCCTGCCAACAACTTGGTGAGAATAACACTGCAGCAGGCCTGCAGCATTCAAGgtctacttcaaaaataaatcgaTTTGACTTTCTAGTAAACCAGAAAGAAGAAAAACCACCTGAGCGACCTCCTCGGGTAATGGTAGCTGCTGGTGAGCCCTCAGAAAACAAATCGGACTTTTCTCAATTAAGTTCGAGCTCTTTTCCCATAAATCCTCGTCCTGGAGAAATGGAGAAACCTAAACCACCAAGACCTCAACCTCCTGTACCTGTCAAACCAAAACAATTAGTACAgaatgaaaatactaatttataa